The following coding sequences are from one Rutidosis leptorrhynchoides isolate AG116_Rl617_1_P2 chromosome 11, CSIRO_AGI_Rlap_v1, whole genome shotgun sequence window:
- the LOC139874498 gene encoding probable receptor-like protein kinase At5g59700 — translation MSSAIKELSHLQIPLQDILHATKNFSDKNVTGQGDFGKVYRGKIKHKGKMVKIAARRLDRKHGLGDVEFWNEVSSLSGLKGGHAVVHMIGYCDEKGEKIIVIDHRYVKGSLSRYISDPLTLNVYMRLRIAERVCWGVNYIHRIINLDGEFKSDYIIHRNINSFTILLDAQYEPSLSGFEYSIKHSREQRDKVVSLNSKMIGTKGYIDPAIEKYGGVNYKSDIYSIGVVLFELLCGRKAFDENVSLAPLAKFHYENGTLKDITHLHIWNQMRPESFKQFSKVAYSCLQEDPALRPNAQELLRQIEKARRMEYKRPEERPIFENLLLISSPNLWKRWWCSTTLLVVAISRLDVFVYFLASTFSPGLPLCVSLCVAAFGGPPFADAWLLCGS, via the exons ATGTCATCTGCAATCAAAGAACTTTCTCACTTACAAATCCCACTTCAAGATATACTACATGCAACCAAAAACTTTTCTGATAAGAATGTCACCGGGCAAGGTGATTTCGGAAAAGTTTATCGAGGCAAAATCAAGCACAAAGGAAAGATGGTCAAAATTGCTGCTCGGAGGTTAGATCGTAAGCATGGGCTTGGAGACGTCGAGTTCTGGAATGAGGTTTCTTCGCTTTCTGGTCTCAAGGGTGGTCATGCTGTAGTACATATGATTGGGTATTGTGACGAAAAGGGTGAGAAGATCATCGTTATAGACCACCGTTATGTCAAGGGAAGTCTCTCACGATATATAAGCGACCCGTTGACCCTCAATGTGTACATGAGATTGCGTATTGCCGAGAGGGTTTGCTGGGGAGTAAACTACATTCATAGAATAATCAATTTGGATGGAGAGTTCAAGAGTGATTATATCATACATCGAAATATTAACAGTTTCACAATATTATTAGATGCACAATATGAGCCAAGCTTATCTGGATTTGAATATTCTATCAAACATTCAAGAGAACAAAGGGACAAAGTTGTGAGTTTGAATTCGAAAATGATTGGCACAAAAGGGTATATAGACCCCGCAATTGAAAAATACGGAGGTGTGAATTACAAGTCAGATATCTACTCAATTGGTGTTGTTTTGTTCGAATTGTTGTGTGGGAGGAAAGCATTCGATGAGAATGTGTCTCTAGCTCCGCTTGCCAAATTTCATTACGAAAACGGAACACTCAAGGATATAACTCATCTACACATATGGAATCAAATGCGTCCGGAATCATTCAAACAATTTTCAAAGGTAGCTTATTCTTGCTTACAAGAGGATCCAGCACTACGGCCAAACGCACAAGAACTTCTGAGGCAAATTGAGAAAGCACGA AGGATGGAGTATAAGAGACCGGAAGAACGTCCTATCTTTGAGAATTTGTTGCTTATATCATCACCTAATCTTTGGAAG CGGTGGTGGTGTTCCACCACCCTGTTGGTGGTGGCCATCAGTCGGCTTGATGTGTTTGTGTATTTTTTGGCATCTACCTTCTCTCCGGGGCTTCCTCTTTGCGTTTCACTGTGTGTGGCGGCATTTGGTGGTCCTCCATTTGCCGATGCTTGGCTGCTTTGTGGTTCGTGA